In Nicotiana tabacum cultivar K326 chromosome 11, ASM71507v2, whole genome shotgun sequence, a single window of DNA contains:
- the LOC107815028 gene encoding voltage-dependent chloride channel 1, chloroplastic, whose amino-acid sequence MTNSRTLFSIQSPTNASFSSHFTLKLPSKLQQQSFPSKLSYKKFSFSTFKVRCCPQQTPENQNSTSALISILRIIPDWADRIQEEGMKKKRSLYKHESWVQHRSSLRHVRHLFSSLNSRVILSLVPPVIAFTSVAVVIASYNSAVSMHWLPEFFPVLRASPLPYQLTAPALALLLVFRTEASYSRFETGKKAWTKVIAGTNDFARQVIACVDKSDAVLKEALLQYIMAFPVALKCHITYGSDIASDLKNLLEADDLALVLSSKHRPRCVIGFISQCLQSLNLEGTKLTQLESKISCFHEGIGVCEQLAGIPIPLSYTRLTSRFLVLWHLTLPIILWDDCHWIVVPATFISAASLFCIEEVGVLIEEPFPMLALDELCQLVRDNIQEAMANEKQIQERLNAKRKKCFSEHSPNGWPTS is encoded by the exons ATGACAAATTCAAGAACCCTTTTCAGCATTCAATCTCCAACCAATGCATCTTTTTCTTCCCATTTTACCCTCAAACTACCTTCaaaattacaacaacaatcaTTCCCTTCCAAACTTAGCTACAAGAAGTTCAGTTTCAGTACTTTCAAAGTCCGTTGTTGCCCTCAACAAACTCCAGAGAATCAAAATTCAACTTCTGCCCTTATCTCAATTCTTCGTATAATACCTGATTGGGCTGACAGAATTCAAGAAGAAGGTATGAAAAAGAAGAGATCTTTATACAAACATGAAAGTTGGGTGCAACATAGAAGTTCTTTGAGGCATGTTAGGCACTTGTTTTCGAGCTTGAATTCGCGTGTTATTTTGTCGTTGGTTCCTCCGGTTATAGCTTTTACTTCAGTGGCAGTAGTGATTGCTAGTTATAATTCTGCTGTTTCAATGCATTGGTTGCCTGAGTTTTTCCCTGTATTGAGAGCTAGTCCACTGCCATATCAGTTGACAGCTCCAGCTCTGGCGCTTCTTTTGGTGTTTAGGACAGAGGCATCGTACTCGAGGTTCGAAACAGGGAAGAAGGCTTGGACTAAAGTGATTGCTGGAACCAATGATTTTGCTAGGCAGGTCATTGCTTGTGTTGATAAGAGTGATGCTGTGCTCAAAGAAGCACTTTTACAGTATATCATGGCATTTCCAGTTGCCTTGAAG TGCCACATAACATACGGCTCGGATATAGCAAGTGATCTCAAAAACTTACTTGAGGCTGATGATCTAGCATTAGTTCTCAGTTCTAAGCATCGCCCTCGTTGCGTCATTGGGTTCATCTCTCAGTGCCTTCAGTCATTAAACTTGGAGGGAACAAAACTGACTCAGCTG GAGTCAAAGATTTCTTGTTTCCATGAAGGTATTGGTGTATGTGAACAACTCGCGGGCATACCTATTCCGCTTTCATACACTCGGTTGACTTCAAGGTTCTTGGTCCTTTGGCATCTTACTCTTCCTATAATACTTTGGGATGATTGCCATTGGATTGTGGTTCCAGCTACTTTCATAAGTGCTGCTTCCTTATTCTGCATTGAAGAG GTTGGTGTCCTTATCGAGGAGCCATTTCCAATGCTTGCACTTGATGAGCTCTGTCAGCTTGTTCGCGACAACATCCAAGAAGCAATGGCAAACGAAAAGCAGATTCAAGAAAGATTaaatgccaaaagaaagaaatgtTTTAGTGAACATTCTCCAAATGGTTGGCCAACCTCATAG